The Blastomonas fulva genome contains a region encoding:
- the argH gene encoding argininosuccinate lyase, translating to MWGGRFAAGPSDVMRAINASIPFDKALWRQDIDGSLAHVAMLGAQGIIPADDAEAITSGLKQIAQEYAANGVTEDWSLEDIHMHVEARLAELIGPSAGRLHTARSRNDQVATDFRLWVRDACDAADAALKALQTALVDRAAEHADAIMPGFTHLQIAQPVTLGHHLLAYYEMFARDRDRFAAARARMNQCPLGSAALAGTGFPIDRDATASALGFERPTANSLDAVSDRDFALDYLTAASQCALHLSRLAEEFIIWASQPYGFVKLPDSFSTGSSIMPQKRNPDAAELVRGHAGRIIGCQTALMITMKGLPLAYSKDMQDDKPPVFECEGLLMLSLAAMTGMVAETTFETAAMRKATERGFATATDLADWLVRQAGIPFREAHHITGAVVKLAEQRGVALDTLPIADLQAIDARISEAVYPALSVDASVASRNSYGGTAPDQVRVQVARAQAALNGE from the coding sequence ATGTGGGGCGGACGGTTTGCCGCAGGGCCATCCGATGTGATGCGGGCCATAAACGCCTCCATCCCGTTCGACAAGGCGCTGTGGCGGCAGGATATCGATGGCTCGCTGGCGCATGTCGCGATGCTGGGCGCGCAGGGGATCATCCCGGCTGACGACGCCGAGGCTATCACTTCTGGCCTCAAGCAGATCGCACAAGAATATGCCGCCAACGGCGTGACCGAGGACTGGTCGCTCGAGGACATCCACATGCATGTCGAGGCACGGCTGGCCGAGCTGATCGGGCCTTCTGCCGGACGCCTGCACACCGCGCGCTCGCGCAACGACCAGGTCGCCACCGATTTTCGCCTCTGGGTGCGCGATGCCTGCGATGCCGCCGATGCCGCGCTGAAGGCGCTGCAGACCGCATTGGTCGACCGCGCCGCCGAACATGCCGATGCGATCATGCCGGGCTTCACCCACTTGCAGATTGCGCAGCCGGTGACGCTCGGCCATCACCTGCTTGCCTATTACGAGATGTTCGCGCGCGATCGCGACCGCTTTGCCGCTGCGCGTGCGCGGATGAACCAATGCCCGCTGGGCTCTGCAGCGCTCGCTGGAACCGGCTTTCCGATTGACCGCGATGCGACCGCCAGCGCGCTGGGCTTCGAGCGCCCTACAGCCAACTCGCTCGATGCCGTATCGGACCGCGATTTCGCGCTCGATTACCTCACCGCCGCCTCGCAATGCGCGCTGCACCTGTCACGGCTGGCCGAAGAGTTCATCATCTGGGCAAGCCAGCCCTATGGCTTCGTCAAGCTGCCCGACAGCTTCTCGACCGGATCGTCGATCATGCCGCAGAAGCGCAACCCCGATGCCGCAGAACTGGTGCGCGGCCATGCCGGGCGGATCATCGGCTGCCAGACCGCGCTGATGATCACGATGAAGGGCCTGCCGCTCGCCTATTCCAAGGACATGCAGGACGACAAGCCACCGGTGTTCGAATGCGAAGGCCTGCTGATGCTGAGCCTGGCCGCGATGACTGGGATGGTGGCCGAAACCACATTCGAGACCGCAGCGATGCGCAAGGCAACCGAGCGCGGCTTTGCCACCGCGACCGATCTGGCCGACTGGCTGGTGCGGCAGGCGGGAATCCCGTTCCGCGAGGCGCACCATATCACCGGCGCGGTGGTCAAGCTCGCCGAACAGCGCGGCGTGGCGCTCGACACGCTGCCGATCGCCGATCTGCAGGCGATCGATGCGCGTATCAGCGAGGCGGTCTACCCCGCGCTGTCGGTCGACGCATCGGTCGCCAGCCGCAACAGCTATGGCGGCACCGCGCCCGATCAGGTACGGGTGCAAGTGGCGCGCGCTCAGGCTGCGCTCAACGGAGAATGA
- a CDS encoding TlpA family protein disulfide reductase codes for MRTAHFSSKRIWPVVALAALATGACDRQSPASEQPAQSEKTAQKAGPSVPLSGTLDISQRGKAAPDVTFSDPDGNTTSLAAFKGKPVLVNLWATWCGPCVVEMPTLDALAAREKDRLVVLTVSQDMQNLDAIKPFFAEKGYKTIQPFVDPENNLGFSYMTGVMPTTVLYDAEGKEVWRMIGGMDWNGTRASALMEETLAKG; via the coding sequence ATGCGTACCGCCCATTTTTCCAGCAAGCGCATCTGGCCGGTGGTGGCTCTTGCCGCGCTGGCAACTGGGGCGTGCGATAGGCAATCCCCTGCCTCGGAGCAACCCGCTCAGTCCGAAAAAACTGCTCAAAAGGCGGGTCCTTCGGTCCCGCTTTCGGGCACGCTCGATATCTCGCAGCGTGGCAAGGCTGCGCCCGACGTGACCTTCAGCGATCCCGACGGCAACACCACCAGCCTGGCCGCCTTCAAGGGCAAGCCGGTGCTGGTCAACCTGTGGGCGACGTGGTGCGGACCATGCGTGGTCGAGATGCCCACTCTGGACGCTCTGGCAGCGCGCGAGAAGGACCGGCTGGTGGTGCTCACCGTGTCGCAGGACATGCAGAACCTCGACGCGATCAAGCCGTTCTTCGCCGAAAAGGGCTACAAGACGATCCAGCCGTTCGTCGATCCGGAAAACAATTTGGGCTTCAGCTACATGACCGGGGTGATGCCCACCACCGTGCTGTACGATGCCGAGGGCAAGGAAGTGTGGCGGATGATCGGCGGAATGGACTGGAACGGGACCCGGGCATCCGCGCTGATGGAAGAGACGCTCGCAAAGGGCTGA